The following coding sequences lie in one Helicoverpa zea isolate HzStark_Cry1AcR chromosome 2, ilHelZeax1.1, whole genome shotgun sequence genomic window:
- the LOC124639022 gene encoding E3 ubiquitin-protein ligase RNF13 isoform X4: MDQFPDMPASFGSDLPPDGLRGFLVAGEPHDGCSVLPPPPTIVDNFTGKWIVLLARYNCSFEVKIRNAQDAGYDCAIVHNVNSSELETMSANNPEGIEIPSVFVSDLAGLLLGDEYLYTSGFYIMVNDDLPFNINTHLLLPFAIVVVLCLLVILVFMIVKCIKDRRRARRHRLPSRALKKIPTCKFSKGDPYDTCAICLDDYQEGERLRVLPCAHAYHAVCIDPWLTQNKRVCPVCKRRVFAAGERRRLHTDSDSTDTEPLLNDNNATQGGTFEEQRENPFVRAARFISRLRARRDEENAQAASPTEDNDDEESNVIDDTVETDDREALISSMPAVSTSVTSERRSRRRARSRSRDPAPPALLSHDHSINTEAHGEIGVAALPAPQSSPHHVDL, from the exons ATGGATCAGTTCCCCGACATGCCAGCGAGCTTCGGCAGCGACCTGCCGCCGGACGGGCTGCGCGGCTTCCTGGTGGCAGGGGAGCCGCATGACGGGTGCTCCGTCCTGCCCCCGCCGCCGACCATTGTGGACAACTTCACGGGGAAGTGGATCGTGCTGTTAGCCAG atataaCTGCAGCTTCGAGGTGAAGATCCGCAACGCTCAGGACGCCGGCTACGATTGCGCCATCGTGCACAATGTCAACTCCAGTGAACTTG AGACTATGTCGGCAAATAATCCAGAGGGGATAGAGATACCGTCTGTGTTTGTGAGCGATCTCGCCGGCCTCCTACTGGGCGACGAGTACTTGTACACTAGCGG TTTCTATATAATGGTGAACGACGACTTGCCGTTCAACATCAACACGCATCTATTGCTGCCCTTCGCGATAGTCGTGGTGCTGTGTCTGCTCGTTATACTCGTATTTATG aTAGTAAAGTGTATAAAAGACCGTCGCCGTGCCCGGCGGCACCGCTTGCCCAGCCGAGCGTTGAAGAAGATCCCCACATGCAAGTTCAGTAAGGGCGACCCGTACGACACTTGCGCCATCTGCCTCGACGACTACCAAGAGGGCGAACGGCTAAGGGTGCTGCCCTGTGCACATG CATACCACGCGGTGTGCATCGACCCGTGGCTGACGCAGAACAAGCGCGTGTGTCCCGTGTGCAAGCGCCGCGTGTTCGCGGCCGGCGAGCGGCGCCGTCTGCACACCGACTCCGACTCCACCGACACAGAGCCGCTGCTCAACGATAATAATGCCACGCAG GGCGGTACGTTTGAGGAGCAGCGCGAGAACCCGTTCGTCCGCGCGGCGCGGTTCATTTCCAGGCTCAGAGCTCGCAGGGACGAAGAGAATGCTCAG GCAGCGTCCCCTACAGAGGATAATGACGACGAGGAGAGTAATGTTATTGATGACAC CGTGGAAACAGACGACAGAGAAGCCCTGATCTCGAGCATGCCGGCGGTGTCCACGTCGGTGACCAGCGAGCGTCGctcccgccgccgcgcccgctcCCGCAGCCGCGACCCCGCCCCGCCCGCGCTGCTGAGCCACGACCATTCTATCAATACGGAAGCGCATGGAGAGATCG GTGTAGCAGCCTTACCCGCCCCGCAGTCGTCACCGCATCACGTGGACTTATGA
- the LOC124639022 gene encoding E3 ubiquitin-protein ligase RNF13 isoform X1, whose amino-acid sequence MLGVVLALQLAMLTETFGNVDVYNMADKRHVQIMDEFPDMPASFGSDLPPDGLRGFLVAGEPHDGCSVLPPPPTTVDNFTGKWIVLLARYNCSFEVKIRNAQDAGYDCAIVHNVNSSELETMSANNPEGIEIPSVFVSDLAGLLLGDEYLYTSGFYIMVNDDLPFNINTHLLLPFAIVVVLCLLVILVFMIVKCIKDRRRARRHRLPSRALKKIPTCKFSKGDPYDTCAICLDDYQEGERLRVLPCAHAYHAVCIDPWLTQNKRVCPVCKRRVFAAGERRRLHTDSDSTDTEPLLNDNNATQGGTFEEQRENPFVRAARFISRLRARRDEENAQAASPTEDNDDEESNVIDDTVETDDREALISSMPAVSTSVTSERRSRRRARSRSRDPAPPALLSHDHSINTEAHGEIGVAALPAPQSSPHHVDL is encoded by the exons CAGATAATGGACGAGTTCCCCGACATGCCGGCTAGCTTCGGCAGCGACCTGCCGCCGGACGGGCTGCGAGGCTTCCTGGTGGCAGGGGAGCCGCATGACGGGTGCTCCGTCCTGCCCCCGCCGCCGACCACCGTGGACAACTTCACGGGGAAGTGGATCGTGCTGTTAGCCAG atataaCTGCAGCTTCGAGGTGAAGATCCGCAACGCTCAGGACGCCGGCTACGATTGCGCCATCGTGCACAATGTCAACTCCAGTGAACTTG AGACTATGTCGGCAAATAATCCAGAGGGGATAGAGATACCGTCTGTGTTTGTGAGCGATCTCGCCGGCCTCCTACTGGGCGACGAGTACTTGTACACTAGCGG TTTCTATATAATGGTGAACGACGACTTGCCGTTCAACATCAACACGCATCTATTGCTGCCCTTCGCGATAGTCGTGGTGCTGTGTCTGCTCGTTATACTCGTATTTATG aTAGTAAAGTGTATAAAAGACCGTCGCCGTGCCCGGCGGCACCGCTTGCCCAGCCGAGCGTTGAAGAAGATCCCCACATGCAAGTTCAGTAAGGGCGACCCGTACGACACTTGCGCCATCTGCCTCGACGACTACCAAGAGGGCGAACGGCTAAGGGTGCTGCCCTGTGCACATG CATACCACGCGGTGTGCATCGACCCGTGGCTGACGCAGAACAAGCGCGTGTGTCCCGTGTGCAAGCGCCGCGTGTTCGCGGCCGGCGAGCGGCGCCGTCTGCACACCGACTCCGACTCCACCGACACAGAGCCGCTGCTCAACGATAATAATGCCACGCAG GGCGGTACGTTTGAGGAGCAGCGCGAGAACCCGTTCGTCCGCGCGGCGCGGTTCATTTCCAGGCTCAGAGCTCGCAGGGACGAAGAGAATGCTCAG GCAGCGTCCCCTACAGAGGATAATGACGACGAGGAGAGTAATGTTATTGATGACAC CGTGGAAACAGACGACAGAGAAGCCCTGATCTCGAGCATGCCGGCGGTGTCCACGTCGGTGACCAGCGAGCGTCGctcccgccgccgcgcccgctcCCGCAGCCGCGACCCCGCCCCGCCCGCGCTGCTGAGCCACGACCATTCTATCAATACGGAAGCGCATGGAGAGATCG GTGTAGCAGCCTTACCCGCCCCGCAGTCGTCACCGCATCACGTGGACTTATGA
- the LOC124639022 gene encoding E3 ubiquitin-protein ligase RNF13 isoform X3 — protein sequence MEILRHRNLNAVHVLYLVGMQHFIMDEFPDMPASFGSDLPPDGLRGFLVAGEPHDGCSVLPPPPTTVDNFTGKWIVLLARYNCSFEVKIRNAQDAGYDCAIVHNVNSSELETMSANNPEGIEIPSVFVSDLAGLLLGDEYLYTSGFYIMVNDDLPFNINTHLLLPFAIVVVLCLLVILVFMIVKCIKDRRRARRHRLPSRALKKIPTCKFSKGDPYDTCAICLDDYQEGERLRVLPCAHAYHAVCIDPWLTQNKRVCPVCKRRVFAAGERRRLHTDSDSTDTEPLLNDNNATQGGTFEEQRENPFVRAARFISRLRARRDEENAQAASPTEDNDDEESNVIDDTVETDDREALISSMPAVSTSVTSERRSRRRARSRSRDPAPPALLSHDHSINTEAHGEIGVAALPAPQSSPHHVDL from the exons ATGGAAATTCTTCGTCATCGAAATTTGAATGCAGTGCATGTGCTATATCTGGTTGGGATGCAGCATTTC ATAATGGACGAGTTCCCCGACATGCCGGCTAGCTTCGGCAGCGACCTGCCGCCGGACGGGCTGCGAGGCTTCCTGGTGGCAGGGGAGCCGCATGACGGGTGCTCCGTCCTGCCCCCGCCGCCGACCACCGTGGACAACTTCACGGGGAAGTGGATCGTGCTGTTAGCCAG atataaCTGCAGCTTCGAGGTGAAGATCCGCAACGCTCAGGACGCCGGCTACGATTGCGCCATCGTGCACAATGTCAACTCCAGTGAACTTG AGACTATGTCGGCAAATAATCCAGAGGGGATAGAGATACCGTCTGTGTTTGTGAGCGATCTCGCCGGCCTCCTACTGGGCGACGAGTACTTGTACACTAGCGG TTTCTATATAATGGTGAACGACGACTTGCCGTTCAACATCAACACGCATCTATTGCTGCCCTTCGCGATAGTCGTGGTGCTGTGTCTGCTCGTTATACTCGTATTTATG aTAGTAAAGTGTATAAAAGACCGTCGCCGTGCCCGGCGGCACCGCTTGCCCAGCCGAGCGTTGAAGAAGATCCCCACATGCAAGTTCAGTAAGGGCGACCCGTACGACACTTGCGCCATCTGCCTCGACGACTACCAAGAGGGCGAACGGCTAAGGGTGCTGCCCTGTGCACATG CATACCACGCGGTGTGCATCGACCCGTGGCTGACGCAGAACAAGCGCGTGTGTCCCGTGTGCAAGCGCCGCGTGTTCGCGGCCGGCGAGCGGCGCCGTCTGCACACCGACTCCGACTCCACCGACACAGAGCCGCTGCTCAACGATAATAATGCCACGCAG GGCGGTACGTTTGAGGAGCAGCGCGAGAACCCGTTCGTCCGCGCGGCGCGGTTCATTTCCAGGCTCAGAGCTCGCAGGGACGAAGAGAATGCTCAG GCAGCGTCCCCTACAGAGGATAATGACGACGAGGAGAGTAATGTTATTGATGACAC CGTGGAAACAGACGACAGAGAAGCCCTGATCTCGAGCATGCCGGCGGTGTCCACGTCGGTGACCAGCGAGCGTCGctcccgccgccgcgcccgctcCCGCAGCCGCGACCCCGCCCCGCCCGCGCTGCTGAGCCACGACCATTCTATCAATACGGAAGCGCATGGAGAGATCG GTGTAGCAGCCTTACCCGCCCCGCAGTCGTCACCGCATCACGTGGACTTATGA
- the LOC124639022 gene encoding E3 ubiquitin-protein ligase RNF13 isoform X2 produces MLGVVLALQLAMLTETFGNVDVYNMADKRHVIMDEFPDMPASFGSDLPPDGLRGFLVAGEPHDGCSVLPPPPTTVDNFTGKWIVLLARYNCSFEVKIRNAQDAGYDCAIVHNVNSSELETMSANNPEGIEIPSVFVSDLAGLLLGDEYLYTSGFYIMVNDDLPFNINTHLLLPFAIVVVLCLLVILVFMIVKCIKDRRRARRHRLPSRALKKIPTCKFSKGDPYDTCAICLDDYQEGERLRVLPCAHAYHAVCIDPWLTQNKRVCPVCKRRVFAAGERRRLHTDSDSTDTEPLLNDNNATQGGTFEEQRENPFVRAARFISRLRARRDEENAQAASPTEDNDDEESNVIDDTVETDDREALISSMPAVSTSVTSERRSRRRARSRSRDPAPPALLSHDHSINTEAHGEIGVAALPAPQSSPHHVDL; encoded by the exons ATAATGGACGAGTTCCCCGACATGCCGGCTAGCTTCGGCAGCGACCTGCCGCCGGACGGGCTGCGAGGCTTCCTGGTGGCAGGGGAGCCGCATGACGGGTGCTCCGTCCTGCCCCCGCCGCCGACCACCGTGGACAACTTCACGGGGAAGTGGATCGTGCTGTTAGCCAG atataaCTGCAGCTTCGAGGTGAAGATCCGCAACGCTCAGGACGCCGGCTACGATTGCGCCATCGTGCACAATGTCAACTCCAGTGAACTTG AGACTATGTCGGCAAATAATCCAGAGGGGATAGAGATACCGTCTGTGTTTGTGAGCGATCTCGCCGGCCTCCTACTGGGCGACGAGTACTTGTACACTAGCGG TTTCTATATAATGGTGAACGACGACTTGCCGTTCAACATCAACACGCATCTATTGCTGCCCTTCGCGATAGTCGTGGTGCTGTGTCTGCTCGTTATACTCGTATTTATG aTAGTAAAGTGTATAAAAGACCGTCGCCGTGCCCGGCGGCACCGCTTGCCCAGCCGAGCGTTGAAGAAGATCCCCACATGCAAGTTCAGTAAGGGCGACCCGTACGACACTTGCGCCATCTGCCTCGACGACTACCAAGAGGGCGAACGGCTAAGGGTGCTGCCCTGTGCACATG CATACCACGCGGTGTGCATCGACCCGTGGCTGACGCAGAACAAGCGCGTGTGTCCCGTGTGCAAGCGCCGCGTGTTCGCGGCCGGCGAGCGGCGCCGTCTGCACACCGACTCCGACTCCACCGACACAGAGCCGCTGCTCAACGATAATAATGCCACGCAG GGCGGTACGTTTGAGGAGCAGCGCGAGAACCCGTTCGTCCGCGCGGCGCGGTTCATTTCCAGGCTCAGAGCTCGCAGGGACGAAGAGAATGCTCAG GCAGCGTCCCCTACAGAGGATAATGACGACGAGGAGAGTAATGTTATTGATGACAC CGTGGAAACAGACGACAGAGAAGCCCTGATCTCGAGCATGCCGGCGGTGTCCACGTCGGTGACCAGCGAGCGTCGctcccgccgccgcgcccgctcCCGCAGCCGCGACCCCGCCCCGCCCGCGCTGCTGAGCCACGACCATTCTATCAATACGGAAGCGCATGGAGAGATCG GTGTAGCAGCCTTACCCGCCCCGCAGTCGTCACCGCATCACGTGGACTTATGA